In one Streptomyces venezuelae genomic region, the following are encoded:
- a CDS encoding MarR family winged helix-turn-helix transcriptional regulator: protein MPDLSHGDDAVAVNALRSAVMRLSRRLKHQRVDESLSPTEMSVLGTLARCGSATPGELARKEHVQPPSMTRIVALLEAKGLVRLEPHPEDRRQKVVTQTETAEAMLEESRRKRNAWLAGLAEHLDDDEWARLRAAAPVLEKLAHL from the coding sequence ATGCCGGACCTCTCCCATGGTGACGATGCCGTCGCCGTGAACGCCTTGCGCTCCGCTGTGATGCGCCTGTCCCGTCGACTCAAGCACCAGCGTGTCGACGAGTCGCTGAGCCCCACCGAGATGTCGGTGCTCGGCACCCTCGCCCGCTGCGGCTCCGCCACCCCGGGCGAGCTCGCCCGCAAGGAGCACGTGCAGCCGCCGTCGATGACCCGCATCGTGGCGCTGCTCGAGGCCAAGGGCCTGGTCCGGCTCGAGCCGCACCCCGAGGACCGCCGCCAGAAGGTGGTGACCCAGACGGAGACCGCCGAGGCCATGCTCGAAGAGAGCCGCCGCAAGCGGAACGCCTGGCTCGCCGGCCTGGCCGAGCACCTCGACGACGACGAGTGGGCGCGGCTCCGCGCCGCCGCTCCCGTACTGGAGAAGCTCGCGCACCTGTAG
- a CDS encoding MFS transporter, with translation MSTGSGADSAPAPTALDKPVRPAKTSMFSSLKIRNYRLFATGAVVSNTGTWMARITQDWLVLSLTGSSAAVGITTAMQFLPMLLLGLYGGVIADRFAKRNLLFLTQGAMSLSGLFLAALTLSGHVQVWHVYFAAFFTGLVTVVDNPTRQSFVSEMVGPDQVRNAVSLNSANFQSARLIGPAVASALTAAVGPGWAFLANGLSFLAPLTGLMLMRTAELHHTPRKPRGKGQLREGLNYVSKNPELIWPIVLVGFIGTFGFNFPIWLSAFADDIFHGGVGMYGLFNTLMAIGSLAGALLAARRGTSRLRLLAGAATAFGVLQIVAAFAPELWMFVALIVPIGILGLTVNVTANSSVQMATDPEMRGRVMSLFMMVFTGGTPLGGPLFGWLADAYGVRISMAVGGLVCALAAVGVGLMLARAADLRLKVDLRRGRQHVQFVPRERELATAA, from the coding sequence TTGAGTACGGGATCCGGAGCAGACTCCGCCCCCGCACCAACCGCCCTCGACAAACCCGTCCGCCCTGCCAAGACCTCGATGTTCAGCTCGCTGAAGATCCGCAACTACCGGCTCTTCGCGACCGGCGCGGTCGTCTCGAACACCGGCACCTGGATGGCCCGCATCACCCAGGACTGGCTGGTGCTGAGCCTCACCGGCTCCTCCGCGGCCGTCGGCATCACCACGGCCATGCAGTTCCTGCCGATGCTGCTCCTCGGCCTGTACGGCGGCGTCATCGCCGACCGCTTCGCCAAGCGCAACCTGCTCTTCCTCACGCAGGGCGCGATGAGCCTCAGCGGGCTCTTCCTCGCGGCGCTGACCCTCAGCGGCCACGTCCAGGTCTGGCACGTCTACTTCGCGGCCTTCTTCACCGGCCTCGTCACCGTCGTCGACAACCCGACGCGGCAGTCCTTCGTGTCCGAGATGGTCGGACCCGACCAGGTCCGCAACGCCGTCTCGCTGAACTCCGCCAACTTCCAGTCCGCCCGCCTCATCGGCCCCGCCGTGGCGAGCGCGCTGACCGCCGCGGTCGGACCCGGCTGGGCGTTCCTCGCCAACGGCCTGTCCTTCCTCGCGCCGCTCACCGGCCTCATGCTGATGCGCACCGCCGAGCTGCACCACACCCCGCGCAAGCCGCGCGGCAAGGGGCAGCTGCGGGAAGGCCTGAACTACGTGTCGAAGAACCCCGAGCTGATCTGGCCGATCGTCCTCGTCGGCTTCATCGGCACCTTCGGCTTCAACTTCCCGATCTGGCTGAGCGCCTTCGCGGACGACATCTTCCACGGCGGCGTGGGGATGTACGGGCTGTTCAACACCCTCATGGCGATCGGTTCGCTGGCAGGCGCGCTGCTCGCGGCCCGGCGCGGCACGTCGCGGCTGCGCCTCCTCGCCGGGGCGGCCACCGCCTTCGGTGTGCTGCAGATCGTGGCCGCGTTCGCGCCCGAGCTGTGGATGTTCGTCGCGCTGATCGTGCCGATCGGCATCCTCGGCCTGACGGTGAACGTCACCGCCAACTCCTCGGTCCAGATGGCCACGGACCCGGAGATGCGGGGCCGTGTCATGTCGCTGTTCATGATGGTCTTCACCGGCGGCACGCCGCTCGGCGGCCCGCTCTTCGGCTGGCTCGCCGACGCGTACGGCGTGCGGATCAGCATGGCCGTCGGCGGTCTCGTCTGCGCCCTCGCCGCGGTCGGCGTCGGCCTGATGCTGGCCCGCGCCGCCGACCTGCGGCTGAAGGTGGACCTCCGCCGCGGCCGGCAGCACGTGCAGTTCGTACCGAGGGAGCGCGAGCTCGCGACGGCGGCGTGA
- a CDS encoding GNAT family N-acetyltransferase, which produces MNEPIEIRQGGADDIPAVLALFDGAVEWLVSQGRTGQWGTKPWSENPKAVALVEKYLTTGEPWIAEIGGEVAGTVTLTDGPGGDVIPAADEPERYVHLLAADHRRHAGRGVGRVLLAHAARETRRQGVSLLRVDCYAGDDGKLVAYYESNGFERTSSFTVDDAWPGQILARRV; this is translated from the coding sequence ATGAATGAGCCGATAGAGATCAGGCAGGGCGGGGCCGACGACATTCCCGCCGTCCTCGCGCTCTTCGACGGGGCCGTGGAGTGGCTCGTCTCGCAGGGGCGCACCGGCCAGTGGGGCACCAAGCCCTGGTCGGAGAATCCGAAGGCCGTCGCGCTCGTCGAGAAGTACCTGACGACGGGCGAACCGTGGATCGCGGAGATCGGCGGCGAGGTCGCGGGCACGGTGACGCTCACCGACGGGCCCGGCGGCGACGTCATCCCCGCGGCGGACGAACCCGAGCGGTACGTCCACCTGCTGGCCGCCGACCACCGCCGCCACGCGGGCCGCGGCGTGGGCCGCGTGCTCCTCGCGCACGCCGCGCGGGAGACCCGGAGACAGGGGGTGTCCCTGCTCCGGGTCGACTGCTACGCGGGCGACGACGGCAAGCTCGTCGCGTACTACGAGAGCAACGGCTTCGAACGGACGTCGTCGTTCACGGTCGACGACGCCTGGCCGGGCCAGATCCTGGCCCGGCGAGTCTGA
- the thpR gene encoding RNA 2',3'-cyclic phosphodiesterase, translating into MRLFAAVLPPDSASTELAAAAHALRALPGADGLRWTARDSWHFTLAFMAEVDEATVPDLTARLERAAHRTPPFSLALRGGGHFGGRALWAGAAGDVAALRMLAARSDAAARKAGVTMEEHRHYRPHLTLARAGGEDDLRPYVDALADFRGAAWTVRELTLLRSNLPRSGVPGERPRYEAVGRWVLGGDAGESGGAG; encoded by the coding sequence ATGAGACTCTTCGCCGCGGTCCTCCCGCCGGACTCCGCGTCCACCGAACTCGCCGCCGCGGCGCACGCGTTGCGCGCACTGCCCGGTGCCGACGGGCTGCGCTGGACGGCCCGCGACAGCTGGCACTTCACCCTCGCCTTCATGGCCGAGGTCGACGAGGCGACCGTGCCGGACCTCACCGCCCGGCTTGAGCGTGCCGCGCACCGCACGCCGCCGTTCTCCCTGGCCCTGCGCGGCGGCGGACACTTCGGGGGCCGGGCGCTGTGGGCGGGCGCCGCGGGGGACGTGGCGGCGCTGCGGATGCTGGCCGCGCGCTCGGACGCGGCGGCGCGCAAGGCGGGCGTGACGATGGAGGAGCACCGGCACTACCGCCCCCACCTGACGCTGGCGCGTGCCGGGGGCGAGGACGACCTGCGGCCGTACGTCGACGCGCTCGCCGACTTCCGGGGCGCCGCGTGGACCGTGCGGGAGCTGACCCTCCTACGCAGCAATCTGCCGAGGAGCGGGGTGCCCGGGGAGCGCCCCCGGTACGAGGCCGTCGGGCGCTGGGTACTGGGAGGCGACGCGGGGGAGTCCGGCGGCGCCGGTTAA
- a CDS encoding aldo/keto reductase, which produces MKYTQLGRTGLKVSRLTLGTMNFGPLTNEPDSHTLMDAALDAGVNFFDTANVYGQSAGKGRTEEILGTWFTQGGGRRDKVVLATKVYGSMAPHGEETWPNQERLSALSIRRAVEDSLRRLQTDHIDLYQFHHIDRQTPFEEVWQAVDVLVRQGKILYAGSSNFPGYKIAQANETARRLGGYGLVSEQCLYNLAARDAEMEVIPAAQDYGLGVIPWSPLHGGLLGGVLKKEGEGSRRTGGRAAAELAKPEVRARVQAYEDLLDKHGLEPGEVALAWLLTRPGVTAPIVGPRTAEQLESALRAVDLDLSGEVLDALDEIFPGPGPSPESFAW; this is translated from the coding sequence ATGAAGTACACGCAGCTGGGACGCACAGGGCTCAAGGTCAGCCGGCTCACGCTCGGGACCATGAACTTCGGGCCGCTCACCAACGAACCCGACAGCCACACGCTCATGGACGCCGCGCTCGACGCGGGCGTCAACTTCTTCGACACCGCCAACGTCTACGGCCAGAGCGCCGGCAAGGGCCGCACCGAGGAGATCCTCGGCACCTGGTTCACGCAGGGCGGCGGCCGCCGCGACAAGGTCGTACTGGCCACCAAGGTCTACGGGAGCATGGCCCCGCACGGGGAGGAGACCTGGCCGAACCAGGAACGGCTCTCCGCGCTCAGCATCCGCCGCGCCGTCGAGGACAGCCTCCGCCGGCTCCAGACCGACCACATCGATCTCTACCAGTTCCACCACATCGACCGGCAGACACCGTTCGAGGAGGTCTGGCAGGCCGTCGACGTCCTCGTCAGGCAGGGCAAGATCCTCTACGCGGGCTCCTCCAACTTCCCCGGCTACAAGATCGCCCAGGCCAACGAGACCGCCCGGCGCCTCGGCGGCTACGGCCTCGTCAGCGAGCAGTGCCTCTACAACCTCGCCGCCCGCGACGCCGAGATGGAGGTCATCCCGGCCGCCCAGGACTACGGCCTCGGCGTCATCCCGTGGTCGCCCCTGCACGGCGGCCTGCTCGGGGGCGTGCTGAAGAAGGAGGGCGAGGGGTCGCGCCGCACCGGCGGCCGCGCCGCCGCCGAGCTCGCGAAGCCGGAGGTCCGCGCGCGCGTCCAGGCGTACGAGGACCTGCTCGACAAGCACGGCCTGGAGCCCGGCGAGGTCGCGCTGGCCTGGCTGCTGACCCGGCCCGGCGTCACCGCGCCGATCGTCGGGCCCCGCACGGCCGAGCAGCTCGAATCCGCACTGCGCGCCGTCGACCTCGACCTGTCCGGCGAGGTCCTCGACGCGCTGGACGAGATCTTCCCCGGCCCCGGCCCCTCACCGGAGTCCTTCGCCTGGTGA
- a CDS encoding Uma2 family endonuclease: MTVVDVLTDRIEMADDDEWSLDRWFELIERLVPEGIKAEVVEGAVHMVPQRNVHWQHIRRVLYALDDRFSRDALVMTDVRIDFPGDQNGFCPDLAKLKDGAKPDENGRWRYQDVEFIAEVISRGTGLNDYGPKKTTYAEAEVPVYLIVDPYQGRCHVHTDPKDGEYRTESKSDFGKEIDLTGTVVDLVLATDTFPRD; encoded by the coding sequence ATGACCGTCGTAGATGTACTGACCGACAGGATCGAGATGGCCGACGACGACGAGTGGAGCTTGGACCGATGGTTCGAGCTCATCGAGCGATTGGTCCCCGAGGGAATCAAGGCGGAAGTCGTCGAGGGGGCCGTCCACATGGTGCCGCAACGGAATGTGCACTGGCAGCACATCCGGAGGGTGCTCTACGCCCTGGATGACAGGTTCAGCCGGGATGCACTGGTGATGACGGACGTGCGCATCGACTTCCCTGGCGACCAGAACGGCTTCTGCCCCGACCTCGCAAAGTTGAAGGACGGAGCGAAGCCGGACGAGAACGGCCGCTGGCGCTACCAGGACGTCGAGTTCATCGCCGAGGTCATCTCCCGCGGCACCGGCCTGAACGACTACGGCCCGAAGAAGACCACCTACGCCGAAGCCGAAGTCCCCGTGTACCTCATCGTCGACCCCTACCAGGGCCGCTGCCACGTCCACACCGACCCCAAGGACGGCGAGTACCGCACCGAGTCCAAGTCCGACTTCGGCAAGGAGATCGACCTGACCGGCACCGTCGTCGACCTCGTCCTCGCGACCGACACGTTCCCCCGCGACTGA
- a CDS encoding MarR family winged helix-turn-helix transcriptional regulator: protein MVDDKKKVNQVDDPGKGYELPLLLFAGFRTLIDRLHAELARQGHPDVRPAHGFAMQAIGPDGATASEVGRRLGVSKQAAGKTVDRLIALGYAARTDDPADARRKLVRLTPHGIDALRRSAALFDELRAQWAATLGADRLADLESSLRAVVPPDAFRLDAAGWLGGA, encoded by the coding sequence ATGGTTGACGACAAGAAGAAAGTAAACCAGGTTGACGATCCTGGCAAGGGCTACGAGCTCCCCCTCCTCCTCTTCGCCGGCTTCCGCACCCTCATCGACCGCCTGCACGCCGAACTCGCCCGCCAGGGCCACCCCGACGTACGCCCCGCGCACGGCTTCGCCATGCAGGCCATCGGGCCGGACGGCGCCACGGCCAGCGAGGTCGGACGCCGCCTCGGCGTCTCCAAGCAGGCGGCCGGCAAGACGGTCGACCGCCTGATCGCCCTCGGCTACGCGGCCCGCACCGACGACCCCGCCGACGCCCGCCGCAAACTCGTCCGCCTCACCCCGCACGGCATCGACGCGCTCCGCCGCTCGGCGGCGCTCTTCGACGAGCTGCGGGCCCAGTGGGCGGCGACCCTGGGCGCGGACCGCCTGGCCGACCTGGAGTCGTCCCTCCGTGCGGTCGTACCGCCGGACGCGTTCCGCCTCGACGCGGCGGGCTGGCTGGGCGGCGCGTGA
- a CDS encoding carboxymuconolactone decarboxylase family protein, producing MFTARTLETAPPDSRPAMERTAAAFGQVPDAVARLAESPELLNGFLEMTAVFDRTTLDPVAREVVVMTVATRNDCHICVTLHTGKLRKLGAGSELVNALREQRPLGDERLEAVRRFTLAVLATAGGVPDDDLQAFLAHGHTERNALEVVLGIGAYTMSTLANRLTRAA from the coding sequence ATGTTCACCGCACGCACACTGGAGACCGCACCGCCCGACTCGCGCCCCGCGATGGAGCGCACCGCCGCCGCCTTCGGGCAGGTGCCGGACGCCGTCGCGCGGCTCGCCGAGTCGCCCGAACTCCTCAACGGCTTCCTGGAGATGACCGCCGTCTTCGACCGGACGACCCTCGACCCCGTCGCCCGCGAGGTCGTCGTCATGACGGTGGCGACGCGCAACGACTGCCACATCTGCGTGACCCTGCACACCGGCAAGCTGCGCAAGCTGGGCGCGGGGTCCGAGCTGGTGAACGCCCTGCGCGAGCAGCGGCCCCTGGGTGACGAGCGCCTGGAGGCCGTCCGGCGGTTCACGCTCGCCGTCCTCGCCACGGCGGGCGGCGTACCGGACGACGACCTCCAGGCGTTCCTCGCCCACGGCCACACCGAACGCAACGCGCTCGAAGTCGTCCTCGGCATCGGCGCGTACACGATGTCGACGCTCGCCAACCGCCTCACGCGGGCGGCCTGA
- a CDS encoding AraC family transcriptional regulator produces MDVVSDAISAARVGQPVSNRIRAAGSWCTRIPSYDGLGFRVLLEGSCWLLPDDGGAPFALTAGDVVLLPRGSGHVLADAPADGPTAARATPFDHWVEQHALPVTHDRAPGGPPGPAVEMLCGKYHLDRGQAHPLLDEIPDIVHLPRRPGHHPELQTAIDLLGREAGASRCGGDVAVAGLLDLLLVYMVRAWLTDSQADSHCLARWPAALGDPVVAQALRFLHEAPEAPWSNEELASRTGVSRATLARRFTTLVGRAPMAYLTWWRMSRAAALLRDSTASLDTVARQVGYSSPYALSHAFTRTFGTTPGRYRARSAEGLSPTGHSAPVRTSAG; encoded by the coding sequence ATGGACGTGGTCAGTGATGCGATCTCGGCGGCACGGGTCGGACAGCCGGTCTCCAACCGGATCAGGGCGGCCGGCTCGTGGTGCACCAGGATCCCCTCGTACGACGGTCTCGGCTTCCGCGTGCTCCTGGAGGGGAGTTGCTGGCTGCTGCCGGACGACGGCGGCGCCCCGTTCGCGCTCACGGCCGGTGACGTGGTGCTGCTGCCGCGCGGCTCGGGACACGTCCTCGCCGACGCGCCCGCCGACGGGCCCACGGCCGCGCGGGCCACGCCCTTCGACCACTGGGTGGAGCAGCACGCCCTGCCGGTGACGCACGACCGCGCACCCGGGGGCCCGCCCGGCCCCGCGGTCGAGATGCTCTGCGGCAAGTACCACCTGGACCGCGGCCAGGCGCACCCCCTGCTCGACGAGATCCCCGACATCGTCCACCTGCCCCGCAGGCCCGGCCACCACCCGGAGCTGCAGACCGCGATCGACCTGCTCGGCAGGGAGGCGGGCGCCTCACGCTGCGGCGGGGACGTGGCCGTGGCGGGCCTTCTCGACCTGCTCCTGGTCTACATGGTGCGCGCCTGGCTGACGGACTCCCAGGCCGACTCCCACTGCCTCGCCCGCTGGCCCGCCGCGCTCGGCGACCCGGTCGTCGCGCAGGCCCTGCGCTTCCTCCACGAGGCCCCCGAAGCGCCCTGGTCCAACGAGGAGTTGGCGTCCCGCACGGGTGTCTCCCGCGCCACGCTCGCCCGCCGCTTCACCACCCTCGTGGGCCGCGCCCCCATGGCGTACCTCACCTGGTGGCGCATGTCCCGCGCGGCCGCGCTCCTGCGCGACTCGACGGCCTCCCTGGACACGGTGGCCCGCCAGGTCGGTTACAGCTCCCCGTACGCCCTCTCCCACGCCTTCACGCGTACGTTCGGCACGACCCCCGGCCGCTACCGGGCCCGGAGCGCGGAGGGCCTCAGCCCGACTGGGCACTCCGCGCCCGTTCGGACATCAGCTGGGTGA
- a CDS encoding MBL fold metallo-hydrolase, giving the protein MSELSAHKVMLGDVEVSRVVEVGRFPLPTEVIAPEVPDEVWRGNEKWLAPDHWDPGSGDALAVMQTWVLRSEGGTVLVDTGIGNGRERPGVPAFEGLDTDYLGRLAAAGVRPEDVDVVVNTHLHGDHIGWNTHNAGGSWVPTFPNATYLVPAADHAFYGPERGDAVRVDHRYGFADSIAPVVEAGQAVLWEGTHRIDSHLTLESAPGHTPGSSVLRLKSGTDRAVFVGDLLHVPVQILEPCCSSAFCEDPKEAAASRVRVLGRAADEGELVVPAHFAGPGAVEVRREGEKFAISRWV; this is encoded by the coding sequence ATGAGCGAACTCAGCGCACACAAGGTCATGTTGGGTGACGTCGAGGTCAGCCGGGTCGTCGAGGTCGGAAGGTTCCCGCTGCCGACGGAGGTCATCGCGCCCGAGGTGCCGGACGAGGTGTGGCGCGGCAACGAGAAGTGGCTCGCGCCCGACCACTGGGACCCGGGCAGCGGCGACGCCCTCGCGGTCATGCAGACGTGGGTGCTCAGGAGCGAGGGCGGGACCGTCCTCGTCGACACGGGCATCGGCAACGGCAGGGAGCGGCCCGGGGTGCCCGCCTTCGAGGGGCTCGACACGGACTACCTGGGCCGGCTGGCCGCCGCGGGGGTCCGCCCCGAAGACGTCGACGTCGTCGTCAACACGCATCTGCACGGCGACCACATCGGGTGGAACACACACAACGCGGGCGGAAGTTGGGTGCCGACCTTCCCCAACGCCACCTACCTCGTCCCGGCCGCCGACCACGCCTTCTACGGCCCCGAACGCGGCGACGCCGTCCGCGTGGACCACAGGTACGGCTTCGCGGACAGCATCGCCCCCGTCGTGGAGGCAGGGCAGGCCGTGCTGTGGGAGGGAACCCACCGCATCGACTCCCACCTCACCCTGGAGTCCGCGCCCGGCCACACCCCCGGCTCGTCCGTGCTGCGGCTGAAGTCGGGCACCGACCGCGCGGTCTTCGTCGGCGATCTCCTCCACGTCCCGGTGCAGATCCTCGAACCGTGCTGCAGCAGCGCCTTCTGCGAGGATCCGAAGGAGGCGGCCGCGTCGCGTGTCCGGGTGCTGGGGCGGGCCGCCGACGAGGGCGAGCTGGTGGTTCCGGCGCACTTCGCCGGGCCCGGCGCCGTGGAAGTGCGCCGTGAGGGGGAGAAGTTCGCGATCAGCCGGTGGGTGTGA
- a CDS encoding SGNH/GDSL hydrolase family protein, which produces MLRFMFVGDSMTIGSAGEHTWRHRMWQHLRGTLGPEGVAVVGPRTALYDKAAGEPLSHAYAAASPDFPRNHLAGWGEGWLHMAPRIAGALTRDPADVLLVSLGLIDLGFYTNADQTADNVRAFVTAARSASPHVRMVLLPVIPNIRAETDAPFAAEVARFNELLAKAAADLDTPRSPLLLASRPPAYDIHVDTYDGTHPNASGEHKLAAAFADAMSQAWGIGGPYDTERLLTPAG; this is translated from the coding sequence ATGCTCAGGTTCATGTTCGTCGGCGACTCGATGACCATCGGAAGCGCCGGGGAACACACCTGGCGCCACCGGATGTGGCAGCACCTGCGCGGCACCCTCGGCCCCGAGGGCGTCGCCGTGGTCGGCCCGCGCACCGCGCTCTACGACAAGGCGGCGGGCGAGCCCCTCTCCCACGCGTACGCCGCCGCCTCCCCGGACTTCCCCCGCAACCACCTCGCGGGCTGGGGCGAGGGCTGGCTGCACATGGCCCCGCGGATCGCGGGCGCGCTCACCCGCGACCCCGCCGACGTCCTGCTCGTCTCCCTCGGCCTCATCGACCTCGGCTTCTACACGAACGCGGACCAGACCGCGGACAACGTCCGCGCCTTCGTCACGGCGGCCCGCTCGGCCAGCCCGCACGTCCGGATGGTCCTGCTCCCCGTCATCCCGAACATCCGCGCCGAGACGGACGCCCCCTTCGCCGCCGAGGTCGCCCGCTTCAACGAACTCCTCGCGAAGGCGGCCGCCGACCTGGACACGCCCCGCTCCCCGCTCCTCCTCGCCTCACGCCCGCCCGCGTACGACATCCACGTCGACACGTACGACGGCACGCACCCGAACGCGAGCGGCGAGCACAAACTGGCGGCGGCGTTCGCGGACGCGATGTCCCAGGCGTGGGGCATCGGCGGCCCCTACGACACCGAGCGGCTGCTCACGCCCGCCGGCTGA
- a CDS encoding WD40 repeat domain-containing protein produces the protein MRSLRAVPSAPSVPSAPSLPAVLAGVGAALVLTVAAALPAAADGHDGFTIEDPRIVESSGLAASRAHPGIYWTHNDQDKGAFLYAVDSRTGKTVATITMTGVGKPRDVEAISVGGDGNIYVGDIGDNLNGTWSNVWVYKLPEPKTLKDQTVRATQYDVKYADGARDAEALMVHPKTGRVYIVSKNEDGGGLYEGPERLSASGTNVFKRISEIDLWVTDGAFSPDGEQLALRGYFGGIWYAWQGAGEKPQRKGRLSVPLQRQGESVTYTLDGTTLMYGTEGERSEVKPVEAPGGGSGDRSGGSSGGAGSGDGGGDSGAEGGFKTGAIVVGAVLLAAFGWKRLGKRSGTRRR, from the coding sequence ATGCGTTCGCTTCGGGCTGTTCCGTCTGCTCCGTCTGTTCCGTCTGCCCCGTCTCTGCCGGCCGTCCTCGCCGGTGTCGGCGCCGCGCTGGTCCTCACCGTGGCCGCCGCCCTGCCCGCCGCGGCCGACGGCCACGACGGGTTCACGATCGAGGACCCGCGCATCGTCGAGTCCAGCGGCCTCGCCGCGTCCCGCGCCCACCCCGGCATCTACTGGACGCACAACGACCAGGACAAGGGCGCCTTCCTCTACGCGGTCGACTCCAGGACGGGGAAGACCGTCGCCACGATCACCATGACCGGCGTGGGCAAGCCGCGTGACGTCGAGGCGATCTCGGTCGGCGGCGACGGCAACATCTACGTCGGCGACATCGGCGACAACCTCAACGGCACCTGGTCCAACGTCTGGGTCTACAAGCTCCCCGAGCCGAAGACCCTGAAGGACCAGACGGTCCGCGCCACGCAGTACGACGTGAAGTACGCCGACGGGGCGCGGGACGCGGAGGCGCTGATGGTGCACCCGAAGACCGGCCGGGTCTACATCGTGAGCAAGAACGAGGACGGCGGCGGCCTGTACGAGGGCCCGGAGCGGCTGTCCGCGTCCGGCACGAACGTCTTCAAGCGGATCTCCGAGATCGACCTGTGGGTGACCGACGGCGCGTTCTCGCCCGACGGCGAACAGCTGGCGCTGCGCGGGTACTTCGGCGGCATCTGGTACGCGTGGCAGGGCGCCGGCGAGAAGCCGCAGCGCAAGGGCCGCCTGAGCGTCCCGTTGCAGCGGCAGGGCGAGTCGGTGACGTACACGCTCGACGGGACCACGCTGATGTACGGCACCGAGGGCGAGCGGAGCGAGGTCAAGCCCGTGGAGGCGCCGGGCGGCGGGTCGGGGGACCGCTCCGGCGGGTCGTCCGGCGGTGCGGGGTCCGGTGACGGGGGCGGGGACTCCGGGGCCGAGGGCGGCTTCAAGACGGGCGCGATCGTCGTCGGGGCCGTACTGCTGGCCGCGTTCGGCTGGAAGCGCCTGGGGAAGCGGAGCGGCACCCGCCGCAGGTAG
- a CDS encoding TetR/AcrR family transcriptional regulator, whose amino-acid sequence MTSTNGGDDRRTGSDITRSLELLWGEGGRPARGPKPGLTLDRIVSEAVRLADAEGLAAVSMRRLSTELGTGTMSLYRYVPGKGDLVDLMLDRVNTPPEEDEPFTGGWREAVEAFARETLVLYRRHPWLLHANQARPVLGPGAVGGLDRVLSRIKPMGLTDPELIGVIVMTEGYVTGVARTQVHEMEAATRNGLSEQDFWEAQAPTLGRIMKSGHYPTLAGLADDSFSPDFDHFEFGLQRLLDGLDTLVARRGAEG is encoded by the coding sequence ATGACGAGCACGAACGGCGGCGACGACCGGCGCACCGGCAGCGACATCACCCGCAGCCTGGAGCTGCTCTGGGGCGAGGGCGGCCGTCCGGCCCGCGGCCCCAAGCCGGGGCTCACGCTGGACCGGATCGTCTCCGAGGCGGTGCGGCTCGCGGACGCCGAAGGGCTCGCGGCCGTCAGCATGCGGCGGCTGTCCACGGAGCTCGGCACCGGCACGATGTCCCTGTACCGGTACGTCCCCGGCAAGGGCGACCTCGTCGATCTGATGCTGGACCGCGTCAACACGCCGCCGGAGGAGGACGAGCCGTTCACCGGCGGGTGGCGCGAGGCCGTCGAGGCGTTCGCGCGCGAGACCCTCGTCCTCTACCGCCGCCATCCCTGGCTGCTCCACGCCAACCAGGCCCGCCCGGTCCTCGGCCCCGGCGCGGTCGGCGGCCTCGACCGCGTGCTGTCCCGCATCAAACCGATGGGTCTCACCGACCCGGAGCTGATCGGGGTGATCGTCATGACGGAGGGGTACGTCACCGGGGTCGCCCGCACCCAGGTGCACGAAATGGAGGCCGCGACCAGGAACGGCCTGTCCGAGCAGGACTTCTGGGAAGCGCAGGCCCCGACCCTCGGACGCATCATGAAGAGCGGCCACTATCCGACCCTCGCGGGCCTCGCCGACGACTCGTTCAGCCCGGACTTCGACCACTTCGAGTTCGGTCTGCAGCGCCTCCTGGACGGCCTGGACACCCTGGTGGCCCGGCGCGGCGCCGAGGGCTAG